From Chryseobacterium shandongense, the proteins below share one genomic window:
- the traM gene encoding conjugative transposon protein TraM, which yields MNNENRTQIRITEGDIDRVANEEQTLNNLQRLEKFKKPIIYFLMAVVCAGCLYLIFKPKDKNVTVEEVGFNSAVPQAADDKLQSDKQKAYEQQLLEQKNEENRNKLTSLSDYWSDNQSTNLATQSSPLNANGNSETLIQGDQNAMNSYRNAQQTLGSFYSRDDQEVSNLKREISRLKNESQQSNSTPKGSGINEQLELMEKSYQLAAKYLPSSSQQNQTFEEPKASNAIEKSESKETQTKITTVKHLNKNVVSALYREPSDSAFLAGLTRNSFTGIQNNSAHNNPLTTNSIRAVIHQTQLITNESLISLRLTEPMILGNTKIPDGTLLKASCKFQGGRLQMKVSSIEYQGSIQPVEINIHDNDGQLGLQIPQSPEQNALNDIVANMSQTSGTNIMMTQSAGQQIASDLTRGVVQGVSGYFQKRVRMPKVTVKAGHQILLVAK from the coding sequence ATGAATAACGAAAACAGAACCCAAATTCGTATTACGGAAGGAGACATCGACCGTGTGGCTAACGAAGAACAAACTTTAAATAATCTTCAAAGACTTGAAAAGTTTAAGAAACCGATTATCTATTTTTTAATGGCCGTTGTTTGTGCAGGATGCCTATACCTCATCTTTAAACCAAAAGACAAAAATGTTACAGTTGAGGAAGTTGGTTTTAATTCCGCGGTTCCCCAGGCAGCAGATGATAAACTGCAGTCGGATAAGCAGAAAGCTTACGAACAGCAACTGCTGGAACAGAAGAATGAGGAAAATAGAAATAAGCTGACTTCATTATCAGATTATTGGAGCGACAATCAGTCCACAAATTTGGCAACTCAATCATCTCCTTTGAACGCTAACGGCAATTCAGAGACGTTGATACAAGGTGACCAGAATGCAATGAACAGCTATCGAAATGCACAACAGACCCTGGGTAGCTTCTACAGTCGGGATGACCAGGAAGTCAGTAATCTGAAAAGAGAGATTTCAAGATTAAAAAATGAATCTCAGCAGAGTAATTCTACACCTAAAGGTAGCGGAATCAATGAGCAGTTGGAATTAATGGAAAAATCTTACCAGCTGGCAGCAAAATATCTTCCGTCATCTTCTCAGCAGAACCAAACTTTCGAAGAACCAAAAGCTTCTAATGCCATCGAGAAATCAGAGTCAAAAGAAACCCAAACTAAAATAACAACTGTAAAGCACCTAAACAAAAACGTCGTATCTGCTTTATACCGTGAACCAAGTGATAGTGCTTTTCTGGCAGGCTTGACAAGAAACAGTTTCACAGGAATTCAGAATAACAGTGCTCATAATAACCCACTAACCACAAACAGCATCCGAGCGGTCATTCACCAGACTCAGTTGATCACCAACGAGAGTTTAATTTCATTACGATTGACTGAACCGATGATATTGGGAAACACGAAAATACCAGATGGAACTTTACTGAAAGCTTCCTGTAAGTTTCAAGGCGGAAGATTGCAAATGAAAGTATCTAGTATTGAATATCAAGGTTCAATACAACCTGTTGAAATTAATATTCATGACAATGATGGCCAACTGGGCTTACAAATTCCTCAAAGCCCGGAACAGAATGCTCTGAATGATATTGTTGCCAATATGAGTCAAACCTCCGGAACGAATATTATGATGACACAATCTGCAGGTCAGCAGATTGCTTCTGATTTGACCCGAGGAGTTGTACAGGGTGTGTCTGGGTATTTTCAGAAAAGAGTCAGAATGCCAAAAGTTACTGTAAAAGCCGGTCATCAAATTCTTTTGGTGGCTAAATAA